The Halichondria panicea chromosome 14, odHalPani1.1, whole genome shotgun sequence genome contains a region encoding:
- the LOC135347552 gene encoding 116 kDa U5 small nuclear ribonucleoprotein component-like has protein sequence MAYGRYIVIQTLKSRCCLFELILLAADSMLPEKVLDIASNRALSETPYLIQQFSKIFISQGKIRRNFLRTAAKKRNPIIYKFAKELSTSNSIFVDQCGLSIKATPLSLMMPDPRGKSYLINVFHTPGCVNFSDEVTAAFRLCDGFVLFVDASEGVGRLWISEANYQVEISRVPAGNWVLLEGVDQTITKTAIITQINDSEDTYIHS, from the exons GCCGTTGCTGTTTGTTCGAATTGATATTGCTAGCTGCTGACTCCATGCTTCCAGAGAAAGTTCTTGACATTGCCTCGAATAGAGCTCTTTCTGAG ACCCCTTACTTGATTCAACAATTCTCTAAGATCTTCATTTCACAAGGCAAAATTCGGAGAAATTTTTTGAGAACAGCTGCAAAAAAAC GCAATCCTATCATTTACAAGTTTGCAAAAGAATTGTCCACTTCAAATTCCATCTTTGTTGATCAG TGTGGCCTGAGCATCAAGGCCACACCCTTATCCCTCATGATGCCGGACCCGCGTGGCAAGTCGTACCTGATCAACGTATTTCACACTCCAGGCTGTGTGAACTTCTCCGATGAGGTGACAGCTGCCTTCAGGCTCTGTGATGGTTTCGTACTGTTTGTGGATGCTTCAGAAGGG GTTGGTCGTCTATGGATCTCTGAGGCCAACTATCAGGTTGAGATCAGTCGAGTGCCGGCTGGTAACTGGGTGCTCTTAGAGGGAGTGGACCAGACCATCACCAAGACAGCCATCATCACACAGATCAACGACTCAGAGGAC ACGTACATTCACTCGTAA
- the LOC135347511 gene encoding uncharacterized protein LOC135347511: MDPTRQNPKDSINTASEGYHTLTPSQRFSSAQTDSAIAPVIQIDTTVDVASITQRNVAFVAQHENIVGASLASQEFIIDENNKTVSIGPNASSSSSMALFNNKHGSAILLSGTKGTGKSTFMEDVICNRFGTFFSILLLNKPDSDKICTIEKLNDLLKLTKCIEDYSLENASGHKWLIVLALHRCVSDFLEKLSPNSIIRALLNKKVLPDATMLILCNPCQVDELMSIAKIRHHYNLQGFSEQGMIKYITTRRASDNRQRPLLGSDHSSLSYLQQNQLGDVKNPLACLILVEAIGSITIQTPKTMTDLVYKLVCGLIEHALDADERAALHDGKLRLEKLPETVEAAFEANCSLAMEHLLIGCKCASYEESSQFFSSFCLKLSKLSRNDCFRFGLVDLATGSTFHCNAYQFIHPLVTEFLAGFYLRKLPPVNQLTFLFKNSLKLFENGYTHWLTFFFGLTSDIYTSSQTAFVNPTKLMMNSVVDVLIDSLKLNTDSKYRCALIRSLNEAQEKSIFRKLSSKHSLVLTFSMSVGIFDSCVDSVVSIISNSGMANWIITTSPRNKQLALTLKAKVESVSIVVIYDDSVIDRLDITPKRNSAELDRLYRESDQTSERTPQESMEKLNQLVCRAVREILQRVFPLYSAVKLKGDSSNVSYVSFLTCKCFEESFSKCVQLYPLIPIHYLDGPKKNTSNIPLESMSMSDRHNAEKHNGGTVEVVLMLRPLPERIKGVVPLTNEKFNLILSNDLSVEFYQENSSANSNFNKIEECVATVRCVDDFDATRDNTQMILPSLQVVPKMLTGRAQHALPKPFVHPAEVPRVDSILPEGLSNTLQEGSQRKSDSIQTPGVANLNMGGADFQLLPQLDSFQPYGHVPMNPYHSLAQTGGATSIQPSHGAFVHTFTAEQAVGEAQQSSRRQANLRQGIVLYTSVPDKIPSDRIQPLPTQHTLIRKGGNGSIFSENVNGLALAVKKTSYRSKEHAIITKIRHKNIVPLLAYVWGEEHKESKRRFFVYHYLPKLSGDMARLVTDKEELSLHDFHKRHHNNPRAMGVAVGNVKYILSQVLQGLHYLHDNHQCIHRDVKASNVLIKFFCNCDNPVQCSCDVKYQVVICDFDAALELDSSSRIPPTTTHSSRSQAKQYEIVPVGTNGFRSPESSMLMIANSPDAFSPPLSTKADIYSFGILSMRLMMSTDTPYSQRAMSTLLLYYHQSLGVSEGRLKSPSVWRVEESTVLKLLKLHKLNARMRWLRGAYEFASKCLLVDPEERPSASSLLKDPFLN; the protein is encoded by the exons ATGGATCCTACTCGACAAAATCCCAAAGACTCGATAAATACTGCAAGTGAGGGATATCACACATTAACACCTAGCCAGCGCTTTTCTTCAGCTCAAACTGACAGTGCTATAGCACCTGTTATTCAAATTGATACTACAGTCGATGTTGCATCTATTACGCAACGTAATGTTGCATTTGTTGCGCAACATGAGAATATTGTCGGAGCTAGTCTTGCAAGCCAGGAGTTTATAATCGATGAAAATAACAAAACGGTGTCAATTGGTCCGAATGCAAGCAGTTCAAGCAGCATGGCCTTGTTTAATAATAAACATGGCTCCGCTATTTTACTGTCAGGTACTAAAGGTACTGGTAAATCAACATTCATGGAAGACGTTATTTGTAACCGTTTTGGAACTTTTTTTTCTATATTGCTCTTAAATAAACCGGACAGTGATAAAATTTGCACGATTGAAAAACTTAATGACTTGCTCAAGCTAACGAAGTGTATAGAAGATTACAGCCTCGAGAATGCTAGTGGTCACAAGTGGTTGATAGTACTAGCACTACACCGGTGTGTCTCAGACTTTCTAGAGAAACTTTCGCCCAATTCGATCATTAGAGCCCTTCTAAACAAGAAAGTTCTACCAGATGCAACCATGTTGATATTATGCAATCCTTGCCAAGTAGATGAACTTATGTCTATAGCTAAAATTCGACACCATTATAACTTGCAAGGCTTCTCCGAACAAGGAATGATAAAGTACATTACCACTAGACGTGCTTCAGACAATAGGCAAAGGCCTTTATTAGGATCTGACCATTCTTCTTTATCTTATCTGCAACAAAATCAACTAGGGGACGTTAAAAACCCACTTGCTTGTTTAATTCTAGTAGAAGCGATTGGTAGTATAACAATCCAAACGCCAAAGACAATGACAGATTTAGTGTATAAGCTAGTATGTGGTCTGATTGAGCATGCGTTAGATGCTGACGAGAGAGCTGCTTTGCATGACGGGAAATTACGCTTAGAAAAACTACCAGAAACTGTAGAAGCTGCTTTTGAAGCAAATTGTTCTTTAGCTATGGAGCATTTACTGATAGGCTGTAAATGCGCTAGCTACGAAGAATCGTCACAATTCTTTTCCTCCTTCTGTCTCAAACTTTCGAAATTGTCACGAAATGATTGCTTCAGATTTGGGCTAGTGGACCTTGCTACTGGCAGCACATTTCATTGCAATGCCTACCAATTTATACATCCGCTGGTAACAGAATTTTTAGCCGGCTTTTATCTGCGCAAACTACCACCAGTCAATCAGCTCACGTTTTTGTTTAAGAATTCTTTAAAATTGTTCGAGAACGGTTACACCCATTGGCTAACGTTTTTCTTTGGTCTAACTAGTGATATTTACACTTCATCACAAACAGCATTTGTTAATCCTACAAAATTGATGATGAATTCAGTTGTCGATGTGCTAATCGATAGCCTTAAACTGAACACCGACTCGAAATATCGGTGTGCTTTAATCAGATCTTTAAACGAGGCTCAAGAAAAAAGTATTTTTAGAAAACTATCCTCTAAACACTCGCTTGTTCTAACATTCTCGATGTCTGTCGGAATTTTCGATTCTTGTGTTGATTCTGTAGTATCAATTATCAGCAACTCTGGAATGGCAAATTGGATAATCACGACCTCACCAAGAAACAAGCAATTAGCACTTACTTTGAAAGCTAAAGTTGAAAGCGTATCAATTGTGGTGATCTACGACGACTCCGTTATTGATCGACTTGATATTACTCCGAAAAGAAACTCAGCTGAACTCGATAGGTTATACAGAGAAAGTGATCAAACGTCCGAGCGAACTCCCCAAGAATCAATGGAGAAATTAAATCAGTTGGTATGTCGTGCTGTCCGTGAAATTTTGCAACGAGTGTTCCCTCTGTACTCAGCTGTTAAATTGAAAGGTGATTCTAGCAATGTGTCGTATGTTAGTTTCTTAACGTGCAAATGCTTCGAAGAATCGTTTTCGAAGTGTGTGCAATTATATCCACTAATACCTATTCACTATCTGGATGGACCGAAAAAAAATACATCAAATATACCACTCGAATCAATGTCTATGTCAGATCGTCACAATGCCGAGAAACACAATGGTGGAACCGTGGAGGTTGTCTTAATGCTTCGTCCTTTACCTGAAAGAATAAAGGGTGTGGTTCCGTTGACGAATGAAAAATTTAATCTAATTTTATCCAACGATTTGTCCGTGGAATTTTATCAAGAGAATAGCAGCGCAAACAGTAATTTTAATAAAATTGAAGAATGTGTAGCAACGGTACGTTGCGTGGATGACTTTGATGCCACTCGAGATAACACACAAATGATCCTCCCGTCATTACAAGTCGTTCCGAAGATGCTAACTGGCCGAGCCCAGCACGCCCTCCCTAAGCCTTTTGTCCACCCAGCTGAAGTTCCTAGAGTTGACTCAATACTACCCGAGGGTTTATCTAATACATTGCAAGAAGGGTCTCAAAGAAAATCGGATAGTATTCAAACTCCCGGTGTTGCTAATCTTAATATGGGTGGCGCAGATTTCCAATTGCTTCCCCAATTGGACTCATTTCAACCGTATGGACATGTACCCATGAATCCTTACCACTCTCTTGCGCAAACTGGAGGGGCTACCTCCATACAGCCATCGCATGGAGCATTTGTACACACCTTTACTGCTGAACAAGCTGTTGGTGAGGCTCAACAATCATCAAGACGACAGGCCAATCTCAGACAAGGCATTGTACTGTATACTTCCGTTCCTGACAAGATACCATCTGATCGAATACAGCCCCTACCAACCCAACACACCCTTATTCGCAAGGGTGGCAATGGATCAATATTTAGTGAAAATGTGAATGGATTGGCTTTGGCAGTAAAGAAGACCAGTTATCGCAGCAAAGAGCACGCAATCATTACGAAAATTCGCCACAAAAATATAGTCCCCCTGTTAGCGTATGTGTGGGGTGAAGAACACAAAGAAAGCAAAAGGAGATTTTTTGTTTATCACTACCTGCCCAAACTTAGTGGCGATATGGCTAGATTGGTGACCGATAAAGAAGAACTTAGTCTGCACGATTTCCATAAACGTCATCATAACAACCCTCGAGCAATGGGTGTTGCTGTCGGAAACGTCAAATACATTCTCTCACAAGTGCTTCAAGGATTACATTATTTGCACGACAATCATCAATGCATCCATAGGGATGTGAAGGCCAGCAACGTGCTCATAAAGTTCTTCTGTAATTGTGATAACCCTGTTCAATGCTCGTGTGATGTCAAGTATCAA GTGGTCATCTGTGACTTCGATGCTGCACTAGAATTGGACTCATCTTCTCGAATACCTCCCACTACCACTCACTCATCACGCTCACAAGCTAAACAG tACGAGATTGTTCCGGTGGGTACAAATGGGTTCCGATCGCCTGAATCCAGTATGCTCATGATTGCTAATTCCCCTGATGCGTTCTCTCCACCCCTCTCCACGAAGGCGGACATCTACAGCTTCGGTATTCTCTCAATGCGACTCATGATGAGCACGGACACTCCGTACAGTCAGCGGGCTATGTCCACACTGTTACTATATTACCATCAGAGCCTGGGGGTCAGTGAGGGGAGACTCAAAAGCCCcagtgtgtggagggtggaaGAAAGTACAGTACTGAAGTTGCTCAAG CTCCACAAGCTCAATGCAAGAATGAGATGGTTAAGAGGAGCCTATGAATTTGCCAGCAAGTGTCTATTAGTGGATCCAGAGGAACGGCCATCAGCAAGCTCTCTTCTCAAGGATCCATTCCTTAATTGA